In one bacterium genomic region, the following are encoded:
- the kdsB gene encoding 3-deoxy-manno-octulosonate cytidylyltransferase, translating into MLRALGVIPARYGSTRFPGKMLADINGKPLFMWTYDGAKKARKLDHLIVATDDERIADVAERHGIDVMMTSPKCKSGTERTAEVVKNLTFYDVVINIQGDEPMIKSEFIDQLVEVFEANPQIEIATITTHIRTKRQWYNPNVVKVVTDIKGFALYFSRSPIPSENTEYFPPRRHIGIYGYRRETLLKLAELEPTPLELAEKLEQLRAVENGIKIFCLDIPEAKDLISVDTIEDIELVKKFLHDEK; encoded by the coding sequence ATGTTAAGAGCCTTGGGAGTCATTCCAGCCCGATATGGTTCCACACGCTTTCCCGGAAAGATGCTCGCCGATATAAATGGAAAGCCCCTCTTTATGTGGACTTATGATGGCGCCAAAAAGGCACGAAAACTTGACCACCTTATCGTTGCTACCGACGATGAGAGGATAGCAGATGTCGCCGAACGACATGGCATCGATGTAATGATGACATCGCCCAAATGCAAAAGTGGCACAGAAAGGACGGCAGAAGTCGTTAAAAATCTTACATTCTACGATGTAGTCATCAACATCCAGGGTGACGAACCTATGATAAAAAGCGAATTCATAGACCAGCTCGTTGAGGTTTTCGAGGCTAATCCTCAAATCGAAATAGCAACAATAACAACACACATCCGAACAAAAAGACAATGGTACAACCCTAATGTTGTAAAAGTTGTGACTGATATAAAGGGTTTCGCCCTTTACTTTTCCAGGTCTCCCATACCAAGCGAGAATACTGAATACTTTCCGCCGAGGAGGCACATCGGAATATACGGATACAGGCGAGAAACACTCTTAAAACTCGCGGAACTTGAGCCTACCCCTCTTGAATTGGCGGAAAAACTCGAGCAACTCCGCGCAGTCGAGAATGGCATAAAAATTTTCTGCCTTGACATCCCGGAAGCCAAGGATTTGATTAGCGTTGACACCATAGAAGACATAGAGTTAGTTAAAAAGTTCCTGCACGATGAGAAATGA
- a CDS encoding secretin and TonB N-terminal domain-containing protein: MKKLIITVTIIGICFGAIHAQKLAGGVKVPNATRIKFTSIVFKDADIHAVFTFLADTANVNIVVDPELKNKISLKLENVTWAEVFNMIIDLYDLKAIQKTGYIYILSTSKYWKRKFDELENVKKEREQIQTETRVIRIHNVDARNLATPLKTALSERGDIVVDPTSNSLIINDLPSQFPTILAMIDSLDRMRRQIKISCQILQVDKKYLNEFGINWMASKQDATISASISTDRVADPIGNFTWGIIRAGEFNFDVKLSAMISEDKSRILDEPHVVTMENIQAEINSSVQRAITMLDQAGNTVYQMITASTKLTVTPQIAGGDSIILNINVERSAFVPGAAQVEITTRSAKTTVAIESGDILVIGGLSGEERMETQSGVPILKDIPLIGPLFRFKSVEKRPYVIVIFLRPEIVS; the protein is encoded by the coding sequence ATGAAAAAATTGATAATAACAGTTACAATAATTGGGATTTGCTTTGGAGCTATTCATGCACAGAAACTCGCTGGTGGCGTTAAAGTCCCGAACGCGACGAGAATAAAATTTACCTCCATAGTTTTCAAGGACGCTGACATACACGCTGTTTTCACATTCCTTGCCGATACGGCGAATGTGAACATAGTCGTTGACCCGGAACTTAAAAATAAAATCTCACTTAAACTTGAAAATGTAACCTGGGCTGAGGTCTTCAATATGATAATCGACCTGTATGACCTCAAAGCAATTCAGAAAACTGGCTACATCTATATTTTAAGCACGAGCAAATACTGGAAGCGAAAGTTCGACGAACTTGAAAATGTCAAAAAGGAACGGGAGCAGATCCAAACGGAAACAAGGGTGATAAGGATTCATAATGTCGACGCAAGAAACCTCGCTACACCACTTAAAACAGCCCTTTCCGAAAGAGGCGATATAGTTGTCGACCCTACTTCAAATTCACTCATCATAAATGACCTCCCATCACAGTTCCCCACAATCCTTGCTATGATAGATTCGCTGGATAGGATGAGAAGACAGATAAAGATTTCATGCCAGATATTACAAGTTGACAAAAAGTACTTGAATGAGTTCGGCATAAACTGGATGGCTTCCAAACAAGATGCTACCATAAGTGCAAGCATATCAACAGATCGTGTCGCCGACCCTATAGGCAACTTCACATGGGGCATAATAAGAGCTGGCGAATTCAATTTTGATGTAAAGCTTTCCGCGATGATCTCCGAGGACAAATCGAGGATTCTCGACGAACCTCATGTAGTCACTATGGAAAATATACAAGCGGAAATAAACTCCTCAGTCCAGCGCGCGATAACGATGCTCGACCAAGCTGGCAACACCGTCTATCAGATGATAACTGCATCAACGAAACTCACCGTTACCCCACAAATAGCTGGCGGAGATAGCATAATACTAAACATCAATGTCGAACGAAGCGCATTCGTCCCGGGCGCTGCACAGGTTGAAATAACGACAAGAAGCGCCAAAACGACCGTAGCCATCGAATCGGGTGACATTCTCGTTATTGGTGGTTTAAGCGGCGAGGAAAGAATGGAAACGCAATCAGGTGTGCCAATACTCAAAGACATACCACTTATAGGTCCATTATTCAGGTTTAAAAGCGTTGAGAAAAGACCTTATGTAATAGTAATATTCCTGCGCCCGGAAATAGTTTCGTAA
- a CDS encoding DUF4837 family protein codes for MKARIKLLIILTILAVIAGCAKPKPEAIGSFNAVFAFVDPQEADLLKEPLELAIEHPIKTPRPEKLFRIIWGDTNTFDDATRHHIVLIAASIKSPGWWGAFVRRNLDKKAYEGVKKGQFNVFRKKDPWARNQILIILTARNADELRAFILTNMDLIFEMINNYCNEQVSKWLFGKYQGKGERKDLERKIAEEYGFGIRVPRMFEWEKGTPKERFLWLRALDPERWVFVYWEPLDSTQYKKISLSWLVRTRDSLCQIYYEGDSLMKEELTYRRIYFRNLPGIKYRARWKNVKKVIGGPVVGYVLDDIEHKRRYILDGAVFAPGVRKEPYLRHCELIMLSFNPDARAFLDSLSTR; via the coding sequence ATGAAAGCCAGGATAAAGTTATTAATAATCCTCACAATTTTAGCTGTAATCGCGGGTTGCGCAAAGCCCAAGCCTGAGGCTATAGGAAGTTTCAACGCTGTATTCGCGTTCGTGGACCCTCAGGAAGCTGACTTACTGAAAGAGCCTCTCGAGCTTGCCATTGAACATCCAATAAAAACCCCCCGTCCAGAAAAACTATTCAGAATAATATGGGGCGACACTAACACATTTGACGACGCGACACGGCATCATATAGTGCTTATCGCTGCGTCAATAAAATCCCCGGGATGGTGGGGAGCATTCGTGAGAAGGAACCTCGATAAAAAAGCATACGAAGGGGTTAAAAAAGGGCAATTCAATGTATTCCGCAAAAAGGACCCATGGGCAAGAAACCAGATACTTATAATTCTTACCGCGCGAAATGCTGATGAGCTGCGAGCTTTCATACTGACCAATATGGACCTTATTTTTGAGATGATAAACAATTACTGCAATGAGCAGGTATCAAAATGGCTTTTTGGAAAATACCAAGGCAAAGGCGAACGAAAAGACCTCGAGCGCAAAATAGCGGAAGAATACGGTTTCGGAATTCGCGTTCCGAGAATGTTCGAATGGGAAAAGGGCACGCCAAAAGAGCGATTCCTGTGGCTTAGAGCACTCGACCCCGAAAGGTGGGTTTTCGTGTATTGGGAGCCACTGGACTCAACGCAATACAAAAAAATATCACTTTCATGGCTTGTCAGAACCCGCGACTCCTTATGCCAGATCTATTACGAAGGCGATTCGCTTATGAAAGAAGAACTAACATATCGAAGAATTTACTTCCGAAACTTGCCTGGAATAAAATACAGAGCGAGATGGAAAAATGTGAAAAAAGTCATCGGTGGTCCAGTAGTGGGCTATGTTCTCGACGACATAGAACACAAGAGAAGATACATTCTCGACGGCGCCGTTTTCGCTCCCGGGGTCAGAAAGGAACCATACCTCAGGCACTGTGAGCTTATAATGCTTTCGTTTAATCCGGATGCGAGAGCCTTTCTCGATTCGCTAAGCACGAGGTAA